In a genomic window of uncultured Sphaerochaeta sp.:
- a CDS encoding ATP-binding protein produces MGPQETKLLQRKEYLSQLIAWREKHLIKVITGVRRCGKSTMLQLYREYLKKQGVQERQIISINLEDLANEHLQDYRALHQHVKGLLQDDCFTYVFIDEVQQCKGFEKAVDSLFINEQVDLYITGSNAYLLSSELATLLSGRYVEIQMLPLSFAEYLDFTSTEQVSRMTAFTRYLNHGSFPYVPMLGQDDSVIRTYIEGIYASILIKDVAQRKAIGDVALLERIVRFLGSSIGSPISAKKICDTLTSSGRKVSINTVDAYLEALQESYCFYKVNRYDIKGRNFLKTLGKYYIVDMGLRNHLLSNRESDIGHQIENIVYLELRRRGYKVSIGKLADKEVDFVAQNAEGITYLQVSASVLDQTTLKREMAPLQAIGDNYPKILLSLDEIGAGSNHEGIQQKNLLDWLVQ; encoded by the coding sequence ATGGGACCACAAGAAACAAAGTTGTTGCAACGGAAGGAATACCTCTCACAATTGATAGCATGGCGTGAAAAACACCTGATCAAGGTAATTACTGGAGTCAGGAGATGTGGGAAATCGACGATGTTGCAGCTCTACAGAGAGTATCTGAAAAAGCAAGGTGTACAAGAGAGGCAGATCATCTCGATCAATCTTGAGGATCTTGCCAATGAACATCTTCAGGACTACCGAGCACTGCATCAGCATGTCAAAGGACTGCTGCAAGACGATTGCTTTACCTATGTCTTCATCGATGAGGTCCAGCAATGCAAAGGCTTTGAAAAGGCCGTGGACAGTCTCTTCATCAATGAGCAGGTCGACTTGTACATCACAGGATCAAATGCATATCTGCTTTCAAGCGAACTTGCAACCCTGCTTTCAGGAAGATATGTCGAGATTCAGATGCTACCGCTCTCCTTCGCCGAATATCTTGATTTCACCAGCACAGAACAAGTATCGCGTATGACAGCTTTCACCCGATACTTGAACCATGGTTCCTTTCCCTATGTACCGATGCTAGGCCAAGATGACTCGGTCATCAGGACGTACATCGAGGGAATCTATGCCTCCATCCTGATCAAGGATGTTGCACAACGCAAGGCAATCGGAGATGTAGCACTGCTCGAGAGAATCGTCAGGTTTTTGGGAAGTAGTATCGGAAGTCCCATTTCTGCCAAAAAGATCTGTGACACCCTTACTTCCAGCGGCAGGAAAGTATCCATCAATACGGTAGATGCATATCTCGAGGCTTTGCAGGAGAGTTACTGTTTCTACAAGGTCAATCGCTATGATATCAAGGGAAGGAATTTTCTGAAAACCTTGGGAAAATACTATATTGTCGACATGGGACTGCGTAATCATCTTCTATCCAATCGTGAGTCAGACATCGGCCACCAGATTGAAAACATCGTTTATCTTGAACTCAGAAGACGCGGATACAAGGTCTCCATCGGGAAGCTTGCTGACAAGGAAGTCGATTTTGTTGCCCAGAATGCAGAGGGAATCACCTACCTACAGGTATCAGCCTCAGTGCTTGATCAAACTACCCTGAAACGAGAGATGGCTCCTCTTCAGGCAATAGGGGACAACTATCCAAAGATACTGTTAAGCTTGGATGAGATTGGAGCAGGAAGCAATCATGAGGGAATTCAGCAAAAGAATCTGTTGGATTGGCTTGTTCAGTAA
- a CDS encoding FCD domain-containing protein — MMDNKQKKMQLEEQIRTYILKSTNGPGSRVETEEQLAERFQVSRYQVRNVLNVLVQQGVITKTPRRGTFINHFDSDVISDAIKFNYQVSNFNLYESIEARIVIELASIPLVVKRITPNQIYELEMIVEKMRNNSSLPQVADEADLEFHAAMLRSSGNQLLNSFSQIIAQLFHQVDYRRKYWNTETIIRLADEHRQILEAIQDGDVDLSVSRLKKHLNYTNRIEMDGLRNQQKEEPEQS; from the coding sequence ATGATGGATAACAAGCAGAAGAAAATGCAATTGGAAGAACAGATACGAACCTATATCCTGAAGAGTACCAATGGCCCGGGCAGTCGCGTGGAAACCGAAGAACAGTTGGCTGAGAGATTCCAAGTGAGCAGATATCAGGTGAGGAATGTGTTGAATGTATTGGTGCAACAGGGTGTCATCACCAAAACACCGCGTCGTGGGACGTTCATCAACCACTTTGATAGTGATGTCATTTCCGATGCAATCAAATTCAATTATCAGGTTTCCAATTTCAACTTGTATGAATCCATCGAAGCTCGTATTGTCATCGAGCTTGCCAGCATCCCCTTGGTGGTGAAACGGATCACTCCGAACCAAATCTACGAGCTGGAGATGATTGTGGAGAAAATGCGCAACAACAGCTCTCTGCCCCAGGTTGCCGATGAGGCTGACCTTGAGTTCCATGCCGCGATGCTCCGCTCCAGTGGAAACCAACTGTTGAACTCATTCAGCCAGATAATCGCCCAACTCTTCCATCAGGTCGACTACCGCAGGAAGTACTGGAATACCGAGACCATCATCCGTCTTGCTGATGAGCACCGCCAGATTCTTGAGGCCATTCAGGATGGTGATGTTGACCTGAGTGTCTCACGCCTTAAGAAGCATCTGAACTATACCAATAGGATTGAGATGGATGGTCTGAGAAACCAGCAAAAGGAAGAGCCAGAGCAGAGCTGA
- a CDS encoding FGGY family carbohydrate kinase → MSKPALGIDLGTSSIKVCLLDEQGRTLGVASQRYPTHSPQAGWMEQDPQDWLTAFTKAMAELSEMHEKALASLGSICFTSAAHIGVLLDSEDKPVRKAMLWSDQRSTDQVKELLQAEDEIYAISANRPSTSWTLPHFLWVKEREPELYAQVRRACFSKDYLLHWLTGLWVTDPATAVSSMLYDCKEHVWSSRLLSYLDLSSNQLPHIMGPCEVVGTLLPEMATLLGLPEGAAVVNGSLDSATETYGSGARKAGDVVIRIGTAGGIHKLSEKPMQIRSLLTYPFPLDALWYSQAGTNAAGSAIGWATEQQGFPLDETGFAQFDELAEKAPAGCEGLLFHPYLNGERTPYWNASLRGTYSGLSFLHKRSHMARAVLEGVCFSLKDALLALMKEDEIPPHIMVVGGGAKDLLLMEILSSVLNTTLHLVPRIDSAYGCARIGQLSLNDPTSLAMLDTVQSSSVVPCKEWVEVYAHAFVQYAKRSDTLLGMYS, encoded by the coding sequence ATGAGCAAACCAGCATTGGGCATTGATCTTGGTACCAGTTCAATCAAGGTATGTCTGCTTGATGAGCAGGGGCGTACCTTGGGAGTGGCCTCCCAACGATATCCGACCCATTCGCCACAGGCGGGATGGATGGAACAGGATCCCCAGGATTGGCTGACTGCATTCACCAAGGCAATGGCCGAACTTTCTGAGATGCACGAAAAAGCACTGGCATCACTGGGGAGCATTTGCTTCACCAGTGCTGCTCATATCGGAGTGCTCCTGGACTCAGAGGACAAGCCGGTGCGAAAAGCAATGCTTTGGAGTGATCAGCGTTCTACTGACCAAGTGAAGGAGCTGTTGCAAGCAGAGGATGAAATCTATGCAATCTCGGCAAATAGGCCTTCCACCTCCTGGACACTTCCTCATTTTCTTTGGGTGAAGGAGAGGGAGCCTGAGCTCTATGCACAGGTTAGGCGAGCGTGTTTTTCAAAGGACTATCTGCTCCACTGGCTGACCGGTTTGTGGGTAACCGACCCAGCAACCGCAGTGTCATCCATGCTGTATGACTGCAAAGAGCATGTCTGGTCATCTCGGTTGCTTTCCTATCTTGACTTAAGCTCTAACCAACTTCCCCACATCATGGGCCCCTGTGAAGTGGTTGGTACACTCCTCCCTGAGATGGCAACGCTCCTAGGATTGCCAGAAGGGGCTGCAGTGGTGAATGGATCACTCGATAGTGCCACGGAAACCTATGGATCCGGGGCCCGGAAAGCTGGTGATGTAGTGATTCGTATTGGAACTGCAGGAGGTATTCATAAGCTCTCTGAAAAGCCGATGCAGATTCGATCCCTTCTGACCTACCCCTTTCCTCTTGATGCTCTCTGGTACTCACAGGCGGGGACCAATGCAGCGGGATCGGCAATTGGGTGGGCAACCGAGCAACAAGGTTTTCCCCTTGATGAAACTGGCTTTGCGCAGTTTGATGAGCTTGCGGAAAAGGCTCCTGCGGGTTGTGAAGGACTTCTGTTTCATCCCTACCTCAATGGGGAGAGAACTCCTTACTGGAATGCCTCGTTGCGTGGAACCTACTCAGGGCTTTCATTCTTACACAAGCGTTCTCATATGGCTCGTGCTGTGTTGGAGGGTGTTTGTTTCTCACTCAAGGATGCCTTGCTTGCATTGATGAAGGAAGATGAGATTCCCCCACACATCATGGTAGTGGGAGGAGGGGCCAAAGACCTTTTGCTCATGGAGATCTTGAGCTCGGTGCTTAACACAACGCTGCATTTGGTTCCCCGTATTGATTCTGCGTACGGTTGTGCGAGAATTGGGCAGTTGTCATTGAATGACCCCACATCATTGGCTATGCTGGATACCGTACAGTCATCCTCCGTGGTTCCATGCAAGGAGTGGGTGGAAGTCTATGCACATGCCTTTGTGCAGTATGCCAAGCGTAGTGATACACTGTTAGGCATGTATTCATAA
- a CDS encoding aldolase/citrate lyase family protein: MKGLSLASDRPIVGFDICLGSERVAEMVSGTAFDFIMVDLLHSHFDKTAATGAIRTLASSDGPVPFARVSDNTPGTINSYLDAGAMGIVVPMVQSAEEARQAVLSTYYPPVGTRSKGSLGSFFYGSDYFSKFNALVSLIVMIETPEAAMNAQSILSVPGITGCLIGSGDLSYILKESNRSHELHDLIHRVLSAGKEANVPIGLAVSSPDELKSWWNEGIDFFLVSHDMGVLSAALKNHEKKFTGIEVAKRI; this comes from the coding sequence ATGAAAGGGTTATCCTTGGCATCCGATAGGCCGATAGTCGGTTTCGATATCTGTTTGGGAAGTGAACGAGTTGCTGAAATGGTAAGTGGTACAGCATTCGATTTCATCATGGTCGATTTGCTTCATAGTCATTTCGACAAGACAGCAGCTACCGGAGCCATCCGCACGCTTGCCTCCAGTGATGGGCCGGTTCCTTTTGCACGTGTTTCCGATAACACACCCGGTACGATCAACAGCTATCTTGACGCTGGGGCGATGGGAATTGTCGTACCCATGGTCCAGTCGGCTGAGGAGGCGAGGCAGGCTGTGCTTTCCACTTATTACCCTCCTGTCGGAACACGTTCAAAAGGGAGTCTTGGCTCCTTCTTCTACGGCAGTGACTATTTTTCAAAATTCAACGCACTGGTTTCGCTCATCGTGATGATTGAGACACCGGAGGCGGCAATGAATGCTCAGAGCATTCTTTCGGTTCCTGGAATTACCGGTTGTTTGATCGGTTCGGGTGACTTATCCTATATACTGAAAGAATCGAATCGGAGCCATGAGTTGCATGATCTCATCCACCGGGTCCTTTCAGCAGGCAAGGAAGCGAATGTACCCATTGGCTTGGCAGTCAGTTCCCCGGACGAGTTGAAGAGTTGGTGGAATGAGGGTATCGACTTCTTCCTTGTCTCCCATGATATGGGAGTCTTGTCTGCGGCATTGAAGAATCATGAAAAGAAGTTTACTGGGATTGAGGTAGCAAAGCGCATATGA
- a CDS encoding TRAP transporter large permease yields the protein MLLAIFLLSFSLLFMFGMPISVAMISSSLLYIGMRGMDLGFMAMQMFSGLDNFVLIAIPMFILTAEVMNKTSVADKIFRFCNSLVGYIPGGLGHVNVVTSIIFAGMSGSAVADVGGIGRLSYQAMVDEGFDKEFSASVTIASSTIGPIIPPSIPMVVYAMVTNVSVGKLFFGGVLPGLIIGLVLMVYVYVISLKRHYPKNSMTSVRVFLRDLFFAFLKGFFPLLTPLILLGGIYLGVVTTTEASVLAVLYSFMLGFFLYRTMKLKDFVECLKQVFATCGSILLLLPAAKVFSFVMTAENLQDIIYQGMMAFSGNNRWLIMLSVNILFLILGMLSDPTVNIMLFVPMVMPLIAASGFDPIHFGVIIVINAMIGNTTPPVGQVLLAVCGIEKLSFEKILRELWPMIVLLLVALAIIILVPQTVLAIPNALFR from the coding sequence ATGTTGCTGGCAATATTCCTCCTCTCATTCTCTCTGCTTTTTATGTTTGGCATGCCCATCAGTGTTGCAATGATCTCCTCCTCACTATTGTACATCGGTATGAGGGGAATGGACCTTGGGTTCATGGCAATGCAGATGTTTTCTGGCTTGGACAACTTTGTCCTCATTGCCATCCCGATGTTCATTCTGACAGCCGAAGTTATGAATAAGACCTCGGTTGCTGACAAGATTTTCCGCTTCTGCAATTCACTTGTGGGCTACATCCCAGGAGGTCTGGGTCATGTGAACGTCGTCACCAGTATCATCTTTGCCGGTATGTCAGGCTCAGCTGTCGCTGATGTGGGTGGAATTGGCCGCTTGAGTTACCAAGCTATGGTTGACGAGGGCTTTGACAAGGAGTTCAGCGCATCGGTGACCATAGCATCCTCAACCATTGGACCGATCATTCCACCCAGCATCCCCATGGTGGTGTATGCCATGGTCACCAATGTGTCCGTAGGAAAGCTCTTTTTCGGTGGGGTATTGCCAGGTTTGATCATTGGTCTTGTGCTCATGGTGTATGTGTATGTCATCAGCCTCAAGCGACACTATCCCAAGAATTCCATGACCAGTGTCAGGGTGTTTCTCAGGGATCTGTTCTTTGCTTTCCTCAAGGGCTTCTTTCCCTTGCTTACCCCGCTGATCCTTCTCGGAGGCATCTACCTTGGTGTTGTTACCACAACTGAAGCCTCGGTGCTTGCTGTTCTCTACTCGTTTATGCTCGGGTTCTTTCTCTATAGAACCATGAAATTGAAAGATTTCGTCGAATGCTTGAAGCAAGTGTTTGCAACCTGCGGTTCAATCCTGCTTCTTCTGCCTGCTGCAAAAGTCTTCAGTTTTGTCATGACGGCAGAAAACCTCCAGGACATCATCTACCAGGGGATGATGGCATTCTCAGGGAACAACCGTTGGCTGATCATGCTCAGTGTCAACATCCTGTTCCTGATTTTGGGCATGCTCTCCGATCCCACGGTGAATATCATGCTCTTCGTTCCGATGGTGATGCCCCTCATTGCAGCATCTGGTTTCGATCCAATCCATTTCGGCGTGATCATTGTCATCAATGCCATGATTGGCAATACGACTCCGCCTGTTGGCCAGGTACTGCTTGCTGTTTGTGGGATTGAGAAGCTGAGTTTTGAAAAAATACTACGGGAACTCTGGCCTATGATAGTCCTGCTGCTGGTCGCCTTGGCCATCATCATCTTGGTGCCACAGACCGTACTTGCAATTCCCAATGCGTTATTTCGTTGA
- a CDS encoding TRAP transporter small permease, with protein sequence MYYTTLQKGCGKARRILQKGEMLIGSACLAVMLVMMLLNIFFRYILSKPIYYSDELNNYLFIWMSFLSAAYVMGNDGHVRVTAIVSLLPKRGQLWIKVVMDLIMVVVFFQYIAPSLRMLSRLKLSNMMRIPLKYVYVIMPIVFLLMCIHILVNVIEEFTRLALLKHDALQANGGV encoded by the coding sequence ATGTATTACACAACTTTGCAGAAAGGGTGCGGTAAAGCGCGTAGAATCCTGCAGAAAGGGGAGATGCTGATAGGATCAGCCTGTCTGGCTGTGATGCTTGTCATGATGCTCTTGAACATCTTTTTCCGTTACATACTCTCCAAGCCTATCTACTATTCGGATGAATTGAACAACTATCTCTTTATCTGGATGAGTTTCCTCTCTGCAGCATATGTAATGGGAAATGATGGGCATGTCCGGGTTACCGCAATAGTCTCGCTGCTCCCGAAACGAGGACAGCTTTGGATCAAGGTGGTCATGGATCTTATCATGGTCGTCGTCTTCTTCCAGTACATCGCCCCCTCACTGCGAATGCTCAGCCGTCTGAAACTCTCAAACATGATGCGTATCCCCTTGAAGTACGTCTATGTCATCATGCCAATCGTCTTTCTGCTCATGTGCATTCACATCTTGGTGAATGTCATTGAGGAATTCACGCGCTTGGCATTGCTCAAACACGATGCTCTCCAAGCAAACGGGGGTGTGTAA